In Drosophila simulans strain w501 chromosome X, Prin_Dsim_3.1, whole genome shotgun sequence, one DNA window encodes the following:
- the LOC6726331 gene encoding uncharacterized protein LOC6726331: protein MARPLLLLLPTLLVLLLAAQLPHMAEGRSTTSSGGLTVIDSERLRIRTTSSTASAQHPNQGTIPASAASPRKRHRKRNSNWIDYRNFDENTTALEWANPCGGNYHPSAGDRFNRQRPRQSFNQLKRHAFREYRSLNSSQDSAIDIRNMTMWSLHTHNYKFLPKLKPNSTIALKRWYRNMQTYVASFAYLRRQQIRWDQRSITRESSTARELRELLLSSRRILCELETAVNQTQSPRQKQRRSGAAVTAVGGTTMLGQQLPQISRLEMNKRLKLRSKTSAPGMGGAASSASMAAGEADSIDMRFVKHHYYDFLRTMYQLLRRDGKRVRSRPRKHHKKQQRSQKKLLQQQQLADQLEQRWRSSTMNGKEFNEVSKPVAGAAVGVAGVASVSTGGGSNQFARGRRGKRQSKRVQRT from the exons ATGGCTCgtccgctgctcctgctcctgcccacCCTACTTGTCCTGCTCCTCGCCGCCCAGCTGCCCCACATGGCCGAGGGgcgcagcaccaccagcagcggcGGTCTGACGGTTATCGATAGCGAGCGCCTGCGCATTCGCACCACCTCCAGCACGGCTTCAGCCCAGCATCCCAATCAGGGCACTATCCCTGCCAGCGCCGCCAGTCCGCGCAAGCGCCATCGAAAACGGAACAGCAACTGGATCGACTATCGCAACTTTGACGAGAACACCACCGCCCTGGAGTGGGCCAATCCCTGCGGGGGCAACTATCATCCCTCGGCGGGGGATCGCTTCAATCGCCAGCGGCCCAGGCAG AGCTTCAATCAGCTGAAGCGCCACGCCTTTAGGGAGTACCGCAGTCTAAACAGCAGCCAGGACTCGGCCATTGATATTCGCAACATGACCATGTGGTCGCTCCACACGCACAACTACAAGTTCCTGCCCAAGCTCAAGCCCAATTCCACG ATTGCCCTAAAGCGCTGGTACCGCAACATGCAAACGTACGTGGCCAGTTTTGCGTATCTGAGGCGCCAGCAGATCCGCTGGGACCAGCGGTCCATCACCCGCGAGTCCAGCACCGCCCGCGAGCTGCGCGAGCTGCTCCTGAGCTCGCGGCGCATCCTCTGCGAACTGGAGACAGCCGTCAACCAGACGCAGAGTCCGCGCCAGAAGCAGCGGCGCAGTGGTGCGGCGGTCACAGCAGTTGGCGGCACCACCATGCTGGgccagcagctgccgcagATCTCGCGTCTCGAGATGAACAAGCGTTTGAAGTTGCGCTCCAAGACGAGTGCGCCCGGCATGGGTGGTGCTGCTTCCAGTGCATCCATGGCGGCGGGCGAGGCGGACTCGATCGATATGCGCTTCGTGAAGCACCACTACTACGACTTTTTGCGCACCATGTACCAGCTTCTGCGTCGGGATGGCAAGCGGGTGAGGAGTCGGCCACGGAAGCACCACAAGAAGCAGCAGAGGAGCCAGAAGAAGCtgctacagcagcagcagctggcggaTCAACTGGAGCAGCGTTGGCGCAGCTCCACCATGAATGGCAAGGAGTTCAACGAGGTATCCAAGCCAGTGGCCGGTGCTGCTGTTGGAGTTGCAGGTGTTGCAAGTGTTTCCACCGGTGGTGGAAGCAATCAATTTGCACGTGGCAGACGAGGAAAGCGCCAGTCGAAGCGCGTGCAGCGCACGTGA
- the LOC27206340 gene encoding uncharacterized protein LOC27206340 produces MTANSSASESFEIRSCERLQQQQEQKAPAATETSCQQQSNIIGRISTSKCWLLGILLLLTVATSWPTGTTAAPRRARGLSLILPHRNHPRPHHHHQHTRSIKTKIVPLFTNQTEGREQCTDLKMTPNIEHLQVAHEVAKNTREAVLCLTKEWLRNQSHSLPQDVRAYSLHSLALKHPLQSEVEEVKFQNELGDFVYSGKVTTLEEEMPAIIESLLVLEHLYETIEFDHKSWNCFFNNFVHFFHHNMHEALKVAGLNDACNPRNSEYNADHIWPVFGAAVETIKVLTIIEHKYEQLIKLYQ; encoded by the exons atgaCCGCCAACAGCAGTGCCAGTGAATCCTTTGAGATCCGATCCTGCGAGCgactacagcagcagcaggagcagaaggcTCCGGCGGCGACAGAAACGTCCTGCCAGCAGCAATCCAACATCATCGGTCGCATTT CTACCTCCAAGTGCTGGCTCCTGGGCATCCTGCTGCTACTCACAGTCGCCACCAGTTGGCCAACGGGGACAACCGCCGCACCGCGTCGCGCTCGAGGATTGAGCCTGATCCTGCCGCACCGCAATCACCCACGaccacaccaccaccaccagcacacCAGGTCAATAAAAACCAAGATTGTGCCCCTGTTCACCAATCAGACTGAAGGCAGGGAGCAGTGCACGGACCTGAAAATGACTCCCAACATCGAACACCTGCAAGTGGCGCACGAGGTGGCCAAGAATACGCGGGAGGCGGTCCTCTGCCTGACCAAAGAATGG CTGAGGAATCAGAGCCACAGCCTGCCCCAAGACGTTCGTGCCTACTCGCTGCATTCCCTGGCATTGAAGCATCCGCTCCAGTCGGAGGTCGAGGAAGTCAAGTTCCAGAACGAGCTGGGTGACTTCGTGTACAGTGGCAAGGTGACGACGCTGGAGGAGGAGATGCCGGCCATTATCGAGTCACTACTGGTCCTGGAGCATCTGTACGAGACCATAGAGTTCGACCACAAGTCCTGGAACTGCTTCTTCAACAACTTCGTGCACTTCTTCCATCACAACATGCACGAGGCTCTCAAGGTCGCCGGCCTCAACGATGCCTGCAATCCGAGGAACTCCGAGTACAATGCCGATCACATATGGCCGGTGTTCGGCGCCGCCGTGGAGACCATCAAGGTGCTGACCATCATCGAGCACAAGTACGAGCAGCTGATCAAGCTCTACCAGTAA